A genomic region of Calditrichota bacterium contains the following coding sequences:
- a CDS encoding Hsp20/alpha crystallin family protein, whose protein sequence is MAMEDWDVLRERALRRAERWARWLNEMGLGESEKIDECNWAPRMDVVETENEWIVSLDLPGVKKEDVKVNYHDGLIVISGEKKKETAQAPYLSERVYGRFCRSLHVPSNIDPTRIEAQLRDGVLKVILHKSEAAKPKSIEVVAN, encoded by the coding sequence ATGTGTTGCGCGAGAGAGCACTTCGCCGCGCAGAGCGATGGGCGCGCTGGCTAAACGAGATGGGCCTGGGCGAATCCGAGAAGATTGACGAATGCAACTGGGCTCCCCGGATGGATGTGGTAGAGACAGAAAACGAGTGGATTGTCTCCCTGGACCTGCCGGGGGTGAAGAAGGAAGACGTCAAGGTCAACTATCACGATGGTCTGATCGTCATCAGCGGCGAGAAGAAGAAGGAGACGGCTCAGGCGCCGTACCTGAGCGAGCGGGTTTACGGCCGTTTCTGCCGCAGCCTGCACGTACCTTCTAACATAGACCCGACGCGCATCGAGGCACAGCTCCGTGATGGCGTGCTCAAGGTCATTCTCCACAAGAGCGAAGCAGCCAAACCAAAGTCCATCGAGGTGGTTGCCAACTAA
- a CDS encoding zinc metallopeptidase: MFYSPYDWLLLPAMALALYAQYKVRSTYERFSQIRAAAGLTGAQVASRLLRASNINDVTVEETSGTLSDHYDPAKKVLRLSSGVYASDSIAALGVAAHETGHAEQHATGYLPLRLRHSIVPLANFGSSLAIPLFLVGLLLSIPSLMTLGILFFAGAVLFQVVTLPVEFDASRRALAHLQSAGFLSESEVGGARKVLSAAALTYIAATAVALVHLLRLIMVRRMRD; encoded by the coding sequence ATGTTCTATTCACCCTACGATTGGCTCCTGCTGCCGGCCATGGCCCTGGCCTTGTACGCCCAGTACAAGGTGCGCTCCACCTACGAGCGTTTCAGCCAGATCCGCGCCGCCGCCGGCCTGACCGGCGCACAGGTGGCAAGCCGACTGCTTCGGGCCAGCAATATCAACGATGTGACCGTTGAAGAGACAAGCGGTACCCTTTCGGACCACTATGACCCAGCCAAAAAGGTGCTCCGACTCTCTTCGGGTGTCTACGCTTCTGATTCGATAGCAGCTCTAGGCGTGGCGGCTCACGAGACGGGCCACGCTGAGCAACACGCCACCGGCTACCTGCCCTTGCGTCTCCGGCATAGCATCGTACCCTTGGCAAACTTTGGCTCCTCGCTGGCGATTCCGCTCTTTCTGGTGGGTCTGCTGCTCAGCATCCCCAGCCTGATGACTCTGGGGATCTTGTTCTTTGCGGGCGCTGTCCTTTTCCAGGTGGTGACCCTGCCAGTGGAGTTCGACGCCAGCAGGCGGGCCTTAGCGCATCTGCAGTCCGCCGGCTTCCTGAGCGAGAGCGAAGTGGGAGGGGCGCGGAAAGTGCTGAGCGCCGCGGCGCTCACCTACATCGCTGCCACTGCAGTGGCTTTGGTGCACCTGCTGCGCTTGATCATGGTGCGTAGAATGCGGGATTGA